The Bremerella cremea sequence CGTTTCAGTGAAGTGGACGAATCACAATGTTGTTAAAGGCAAGCCGACTTATCTGTCGTTTTCGAAGCCAAACGGGCCCAGTTTCTCATTGTCTTGCTTGATCTTTTCGATCGCAACGGGCATTGCCAACGAAACAAGTTTTGCAACACGGGATCGTTCCTCTTCTGTCAAGACGCCCAGAATCGCTAAGTCGAATTCGACAGACCGCCTTCGCATGATACCGTAAAATACAATAAGCTCATCATTGCTTATGCTCGTTCTGGTGAATAGCGTCGCATGGATTGCTGTAACCAGCTCTGCAATTTCTTCGAGGCGATGCATTAGTTCCGTACGAGTAACCAGGGGCTTATCAAGCAATTTAGAGTTCTGATGACGGAATAGCTCAACTAAGCCGAACTGTGACAGCCGTGTCAGCGTCGCCGGCAGATCATCACCCCTGCTCTCCGTAATATTATCTTGGCTTAGCCATGATAAGTTGGCTTGAGAGGTGAGCAAAAGCCATAAGCTCATCCGTGGTTTTGGTAGGCTGCGGTGGCTGCCCAAAGCATTGAGAAGACAGCGTCACGCAAACAACCAGGCCTAGCAACTTCGCGAAGATGCTTAAGATCGTTAGACCGTTAGAGTCGTCCTGCATTTGCCGTATATTATTCACAGACATCATTAATCACCTTTCGGACGATGGACTTATAGACCGCTGCGTCAGACTTCTACCCCAAGAAATTACCGTCCTGGCTCTCTTCATTACAATATCTCACCGGCGGGCAATCCGTGTAACCGTTTTTTCAGGGGAGGTTAGGCGTACGGCAATCGCATTCAAACCCACGGAATGATTGTTGCACCTAGCCTTCCCCATGGCAAATGCTGGCGGGGATGGCAATGAATATAAAGCTTCCGGAAGGTTTTACCGCTTTTCAAAATCTTGTAGATACCCGTACCGAGGGTAGCAGCCTGTAGCACTCGCTGTTTAGGTTGTCTCCACTCCGCTTTGCGCGACGGTGGCTAGGTGCGAGATCTACACCGAAGTCGAGTCGTTTGCTGGTGAACGGCTCGACGTGTTTCGCAAGTTTGCCTCGCGCAAATCGCGACGGAAGAAAAATGGCTAGTTGGCCACAAGAAGCGATAGAAGCGATAGAAGCGATAGAAGCGATAGAAGCGATAGAAGCGATAGAAGCGATAATCTTCGGGGGTTAAAGAAGGTTTCGAATTCGATTGCCGGGGGATTATACCCTACGAAATCGGTTGGCTGTTTGGCTGCCATTTCCAGCGTAAGATCGCGGCACTGTTGATAATGACGAACGCTTCGCCGACGTTTTGAAGGACTGCGCCGGCGATGGGGGTGATCGTTCCGGCGGATGCCATCCCGAGCATTACCAGGGTGAGTCCGGCGCCGATGAGGACATTTCGGTGGATCGTTGCCTTGGTTTTGGCCGCCAGGACCATGGCCATGGGAAGCCTGTCTAATTGATGGGTCATCAGGACGATATCGGCGCTGCGCATTGTGATGTCTGCACCGCCGACCCCCATTGCCACACCGACATGGCCTGCGGCGAGTGCCGGGGCATCGTTGATGCCATCTCCCACGACCATGACGTTGTAGCCAGCTTGTTTTTCTAGTTCCACGACCTGAAGTTTCTCGGAAGGAAGCACTTCCGACACAATCTCGTCGACTCCCACCTCTTGGCCGATCTGCTGGGCCACCGCCGCACGATCGCCTGTGAGCAGAATGGTACGTTCAACCCGTAGATCACGCAGCAACTGGATTGCCTGAGACGAATCAGAACGGGCATGGTCGGAAAGGCAGATGCATCCAAGTAGTTGTTTTGTCTCGCCTGAAATTTCGGCAGCCCAGACCATAGGGCCAGAGTGGTCGATCGACTGCGTTTCAATGCCTTCCTGGTTGAGCCAGGTTTCCCGCCCTAGGAGAATGATGCGTCCGTCTGAGCAGTGGATACGAATTCCCAAACCGGGAACCTCTTCGACCTCGTCGGCTTCCACGAAAGACAGGTCTAGTTGTTTGCCATAGCGAGCAATCGCCTTGGAAACGGGATGCTGGTTGACGGAGACGCCAGCCAGGACAGCTTGAACGACCTCGCGCTCTTCACCCGAAAACGGAACGACACGACAAACGTTTAATTGCCCGGTGGTCATCGTTCCAGTTTTGTCGAAGACCACACTATTGACCTCACTCAGTGCTTCGAGGAACCTGGCATTCTTAACCAAAATCCCGTGCCGTGAGGCAACGGCCAGAGAAGCCACCATTGCGGCGGGACCTGCAATGAGAAATGGTCCGGGGCAGCCCACCACCAAGACGGTAATCGCACGTGTGACATCGTGTGTCAGAAACAGGGTTATCCCGGCAATCATCAGGACTGCTAGAACAAAATACTTGGCGTATTGTTCTACCAGTCGCAGCACGCGAGTTTTGGACCGCTCGGCCTCTTGGAATAGATCGAGGACTTTCGCAAGCGTCGTATCGTCCCCGGCCGAGGTAACTCTTGCTCGGATCAATCCATTCAAGTTCATCGAGCCGGCGAAAATCTTCGAGCCGGGACTGACTTCTTCCGGAGTCGATTCACCGGTGATCGAAGACTGGTCGATCGCTGCATGGCCATGCAATACGGTCGCATCGGCTGGAATGCTTTCGCCAGGAGCGATGATCATCGTATCGCCGACCTTGAGTTCCGATGCCGCAATCGTTTGTTCGGTTCCGTCTTCGGCAAGCTTGCGAGCCAGATTCGACTGCAACGCTTGAAGGCCGGCAATAGCCGAATGGGCACCCAGGATACTTCGTTCTTCCAGGAAGAAGGCCACGCTCAAGATCACCGGCACAATTACCGCCGTGGCAAAGTCACCAATGGCAAACGCGGCGAGTGCAGCGATGCTTACTAACTGGGCGCTATAGTATTCCGGGGATTCGCGAAACAATCCCCACAAGGCTTCCCATAGGATAGGGGCAAGTACCAAGAGTGCAGCCGCTGCCTGAAACGCGGCCCCCAGCGATCGCTGCTCGGCAGGCATCCAGCGTTCGATCAAGATACCCACCAAGAGCAGCGATGCAGCGACCAAGGCCGTGCTGAAGCGAATGGTCATTCGCCACTTCTCATACGCGGTCAGGCCAGCATCGAGATCTGTTTGAATTCTCTTCGCAACCGAGACGGAACTCATGGTTGTTGTTCCTTGGTTGAGTCGTTAACAACAGCAGGAGACTTCTCCGCAGAACTCTTCGGAGAGATGACAATCCGCGTTCCAGGGGTAACGAACTTGAGCCGACCGACCGATTGCATGATCTCTTCCATGGCTTCCAGATAGAGACGCGACCAGACCAGTTCAGGATTGGCCAGGTACTGGGAATAGACTTTGTCGAACAGGGTGACTTCCTCGTCGGCTTTGGTGGTCACATCGGTTTGGAAGCGTGTTGCTTCATTAACCAACGTGTAACTCTCGGCCTCGGCTTGGGGAATCGTACGGGCGGCGAAGCCTTCGGCCTCTCGTTTTCTCGTTTCAATGTGGATTTGTTCGCTCTGGACATTCTCGAACGCTTCGGCCAACTGCGGCGTGGGAATGATTTCACGGAACTCAACCGCACTCACCTCGATCCCAAGGCCAAGTTGGTCGAGCCGCCTTTGAAGACGCTCACGAACGACGATTGGCAGACGCTCGACTGCGTCCATGCTGGAAGATCGTTGCAGACGTAGCGTATCCATTGCATTCCAGCCGGCGATCGTTTGGACAATCGAAGCCGCCGCCGCTTCCTTGAGCACTCGCTCTGGCTGCTCTGCTTGGAAGTGAAACGCGACCGGATCAGAGATTCGATACTTCACACGAACATTGGTTTGCAGAATGTGCTGATCACCGCAAAGAACGTATCCATCACGAATGGGATCGAGTTCGGCGGAATCAAGGCTGGCGGAACTGAGTTGCAACCGATCGATGGCGATTTCACGCTCTTCTTTGACAGGAATGCGAATGACCTCATCCATGGGATAGGGCAAAGCCAATAAGATGCCTGGTGGCTGGATCTGCTCGCCAGGCGTGTCGCCGACCAGCTTGCCGAAGCGAGTTAATAACGCCACTTCGTTCGGTTGAACCATCGTGATGCCGGAACACCAGAACAGGATCATTAACAACACGGCCAGGAACCCAATGATCCGCATGCCGGCGCCCACGCCTGCTCCGATCTGATCGGAACGACGCGAACGATTTTCTTTGGGCGGCGGTGGAGGAGAGAAGGTACGTTGCTCGCTCATGGCTGCATCTCTCCATTGGATGGCGAACTGCCGAAAGGAAGTAGGACCGTACGACCTTCGGATGCCGTTTGCGGCGAGGAGGGAGCGGCGGTTTGGGGAACTGGTGGTGGCGTGGTTAACAGATCCATGAATCCTTCGTTGGTCCGCAGGATGATGGTCGAGTCACTCCCCAGGCTGCGCTTGAGCGTTTCCAGAGATCGCCAATACCGATAGAACTCTGGGTCTTGCAGATGGGCTTGCGCGTAGATTTCCGAAACCCTCTGCTCGGCATTCGCCCGGATTCGCCCTGCTTCCAATCGACCGTCTCGCAGAATCTCTTCGCTCCTTACAACCGCGTCGTCACGAATCGCGTTGGCATCTTTTTCACCCAACGCTCGTAGCTGTTTGGCAGCCGCTTCCCGCTCGGCCTTCATTTGTGCCAGGACAGCAGCAACGTTGGAAGATTCGTAAGCAATTCGATTGATCCCGATCTGACGAATCTGAATTCCGAACTTGTCGAGGGCATCCTGCTGTACGTCTTGTAACAGTTGCTGCTCGATGCGTTCGGTTTGCAATTGAGCCGAATCGGTTGAAACTAAAGCCGAGAGGTCGTACCCGCCCATTCTTGTGTTCTTGGCGGCAGTTACCATCCCGTCGATCTTGGCGGAAATGGCCTCAACACTTCCTGCGGATTGCAGAAACAGAAGCGGGTTGGCCACGTTCCATACCACGAAAGTGGAGAGAACTACGTTGCGGCGATCGTGCGTTAGCGTTGCCGTGTAAGGCGTGTTGAAAACATGTTGACGCAAGTCGACGATGCGGGCATCCTCGACCGGCCAAGGGAGCTTAAAATAAGCGCCCGGCTCCATCAGTTGCCGAGTTGGTTTGCCAAACCGAGTGACAACTACGGAAGTCCCTTCCGAAACCTGAACGTAGCAGGGGTAGGCCACCAGCAGGAGAAAGATCGATATACCAAGGCCGATCCGCACAACTTTGGTCCAAAGCGGTGCTGCCTGAGTCGATTGAGATTCGCTTGCGTTTTCCATGAGAAGTATTGAGCCGGCGAGTTATGGGGACGTTGATTTGCGTGGTGGAATAACGGTCGGACTTAACTGGGTGTTAGAGTCCGTTACGAGAACATCCTGAAGCTGAGAGTCGATCACGTAGACCTGTCGGCCAGGAAGGGCTTTCTCGTAGGTATCGAACCAGAGACGTGTGCGATAGGTTTCCGGCGCTGCACGATAGGCCTTACTGGCTTCGGCAAAGTGCGATGCTTCTTGTCCTGCCAAGCCAACTCGCTGGGCAGCCGCTTGCTTGGCAAAGGCAACCAGCCCTGCGGATTCCTTTTCCGCAGTCAGAAGCTTGGCCTGGGCATCGCCACGTGCTTGAATCACACGTCGCTGGGCGTCGCTCTCGGCATTGCTGACATCCAGATACGCGCCCGCTGCTTCGACCGGTGGGTGCAAGCTCAGCAAGCTGACGTCCACGATTTCGATACCGAGTTGCATTTGCCGCGACTTCTCCGTGACCTTACTGGCGATGCGTTGGGCAAATGCCTGCCGATCTTCGGTGAGCACCTGATCGAGTGTTGCGTTTTCGGTTTCTTCTCGAAGAACCTGGTAGGCGACCGCTTCGAGCGTTTTGCCGGGATCCGAGTGCCGCAAGAGGTAGTTCTTTAACTGCTCGACACTCCGACCAACCTGGAAGTAAATCTGAGCATTGACGGCGACCAGTTCCGACTGCGTTCCCAGCACCAAGGCAAATTCGTTGGCATGGGGTTCGGTCCAGAGCATCGAACGTGGCTGATCAGCAACCACCCCCTTTTCTTCCACCGGCTGAGAAAATCCAATCTGAAGCGTACGGATTTCGCCGACCGATACACGTCGCACGTTGCCAAAGGGCCAAGGATATTTCCAGTGCAGACCAGGCTCTAATGGTTTTGCTTGTACCTGTCCTAGTACCTCCGAGAGTGCCAACTGGTCAGGCTGCACGATTACCAGCGATGTCGACAACCAGAATACGAGCAGCGAAAGCAATAACGCGACGGGTGTTGCCCGGCGAAAAAAACGAATCGACCAGGAAGAGCGAAGGCTCAGGCCGAAACGTCGTTCGGCAATTTGAAAGAGTGTGTCGAGCGGATTGAGCGAAGACAGTAATACCTCGCGAACGAGCGAATCGAGCGGCTGGGGCAACTCTTCCGTGCTGGTGATCGTCACTCGTTCCAGTTGGAACCATGCAATCAGCAACCGGAGCAGGCTCTCGCCAATTACGATGACCAGATAGAGCTGAACAATAACGGCTAGCCACTGGGGGATAGCGGCAAACACAGACGAAGCCAGTTGAGCCGCTGCGGCCAGGAACCACCCGACCCGAGCGGCATGAAGTGATAGCTGAATCGTCGACAGTTCGCGGGAAGGCTTCTCGACGACTCCATGGGTCATCTTGCCCAAGGCTGTCCATAGGCTTGCTGCGAGCACGGCTAAGATTGATGAAGTCGCGATCTCTTGCGGCGATAGCGGACGAGCGACTTCGACGCGGCCAACGAGTAGCGACATGATCACGCCAATGAGCAGCACCATCAAAGGGCCTGCGGTAAAGACGGTATGCAGTGACCAAACTTCGAGGAACTCAGGCTGTCCGGCAGGCATGGTAGCTTGGATCTCAAGCGACCGCCGCGTTGACCAAATGAGCAACACCGTCAGCAGCAGTTGAATCCCCAGACCACGGAACAGGGCCGATTCGCTGTAGAACGCATAGCCAAAGGTCAACACCGCCGCCACGCCGACGGTCCACAAGAGTTGTCCCAGCCAAATACGAACTTCAAGAGATGGCAGGGAACTCGAATTCTGTGGGGATGCTTCGCTCATGTCTTATCTCCCAAGCACACAACTCGGCACGATTGAAATTGGTCCATCAACGCGGTGCCTCGGTCCTTCACTTCAGCATCCGTTAGTTCCGCTTGTGCTATTTGCTGACGCGTTTTCCAAAGTAATTCGCGAAGGGCACGAATCTCCGCCGCTTGTCGATTGTTGGGAACGCCCATCCGTAGGACCCAGCCCACGGGAAGTCGCGCCGCGACCGTATCCCACTGGGCAAGTCTCTGCTGGGCCTCCCGCGACCTGTTGGTCTTCACGGCAATGACCGCGTCTGCCGATACCTTTTGCATTTGCTCGAACGATTCTTCCACGCCAGGAAAAATGGAATACATCAGCATGACGATTGCGAAGGCAGCTACGCCCACAAACGAAATGCCAACCTGCCCCGGCGTCAACTCAACATTCCAGCGACTATCAGGCGTTTTCACCTCGGTCGGTTCGATGGGGTCTTCACGAAACTGGAGCCCCTTCGATCGCACCACGATGCCCCACAGCATCAGAATTCCTAGAAAGAGGGTGCCGGCCTGCATGATCACGTCCGTATGCCGAAGCTGCTGCCCCAGCACCGTCGGGAACTGGTCAAAGGTGGCATGATACGGACGGGCCAGCGTATCGAGGCCGTGGGTTTCCTCTTCGTCACCTGGTGCCGGTGGAAACATTGAATACGTTCCGTAGCTAGCCGTAGTCGCGAAAACGAGCGTCACCACCAGGAGCCCAACAGTACGCCGACTACCCCAAACCGAACGCATGGCCAGGAAAGTCCCTCCACACCAAGCCACACCCAGTAGCTGCAGAACAATCGCACACGCGAATGCGAGATGGGTGGAATGGATGGCGGACACGGCCATGGTAAACGTAATTGGAGTCACCATTTGCGGTCCTGTCATCAACATCGTTTCCAACGGCCCGGCCGTGTTTTGAAACGAGAGGACCTTTTCGAACGTTCCAGCAGGAATCAGCCCCACGACCAGTCCAGAGATAACGGTGCCCAACAAGATGTAGAACGCTGCCCAACCGGTCGCAATTCTTCCCGCCGCGACGGCTGCATTCCAAAGCCTGGTCGTGCCGCTTGTGACTACCGGAGCAGGAGAAGGGGATTTTTGTTGATCTTCACTTGAAAACCGATCGGCAACTTCCGCTACCACAACGGCGTAGCAACAAGCAACCGCCAGGAAGACACCACTCTGCCAGATTGGTAAGACGCTGATTGCGTAAAGGAGCGACAAGGGGTTGAGCAAAGGAGCAACTAGCCATACCACCGCCAAGTCGCGGCGTGGCATTCCTCCTCCTGCAAGTTCTTTCGCAATTGGGATCACCCCAAGACCACACACCGGAATGCATAGACAAGCCGTCAATAAACGAAACGTTCGCTCGTAGTTCCCTTCTGGGCCTAGCCACGTCTGCAGCGTCTGATATCCACCGCTCACTCGAATGGCGGCCGCGCATAGCACCCCAACCAGGATCGTGGCGGAAGATTCTACGAGGATACGGACAATCGTCATCAAGACGGTAACGACTGCGGCTTCTATCGAGAATGTATGCCAGAAATCGCCGACACTCATGGATTAACCCCGCGTAACGGGAACAGGAACACTTCGCAGCATCTCTTCGATGAACTCTGCGGCATCGTCGAATTCGCCTGATAGGCGGACATTCAGTACGGGATAGGCCATCTCCTGGATATCATCTGGCGTTACGAAGTCGCGACCATTCAAGTGGGCCCACGCCTGGGCGACTCGCTGCAACGTTAATAGTCCGCGCGGGCTAATCCCCAGCGTGACTTCCGACCGGTTTCGTGTGAACTCGGCTAATTCGACCATGTATCGCAGCAAGTTCGTTTCGATATGCACCTGGGAAACGTGATTCTGCAACTGCTGCAGTTGTCGAGGCGTAAGAACGTTCTTGATATCTGCTCGCTCTGGATCGCCACGATGGATGTTCGAGGCGAGCATCTCGATTTCGTTCTCCTTGTCGGGATAGCCGATACTAAGTCGCATGGCGAACCGATCGAGTTGAGCTTCCGGTAAGGGATAGGCACCATGGCTGTCGACAGGATTCTGTGTCGCGATCACGAAGAATGACTCCGACAGGCGGTGGCAATGTTTGTCGATGGTGACTTGCCGCTCAGCCATTGCTTCAAACAGCGAAGACTGCGTACGTGGTGTCGCGCGATTGATTTCGTCGGCAAGCAGGACGCTGGAAAAGACAGGGCCGGGAACAAACTCGAACTCACGTGTCTTCTGGTTGAACATGTTAAAGCCAGTAACATCGCTGGGCATTAAGTCAGGCGTGCACTGAACGCGGGCAAAGTCGCCTCCGATGGCAGTCGAAAGTGATTTGGCCAGCGTGGTTTTCCCGAGGCCCGGCAGATCTTCCAGCAGGATATGCCCCCGAGCCAGCACGCAAGCGATCACCTTCTCGACGACATCCTGCTTCCCTTTCAGGGTCTGATTCAACGCCTGACGAATACCATCGATCATTGGCTGAAATTCGCACTCCCCTTCAGGGGTAAGAACTTGCAGATCATTATCAGACACAGTTTTCACAATAGCTCCTTGGAAGAGGATGCTGGATTTTTCAGGGAAGGCGAATGAACTAATGTCGTGAATGCTTCGTCGCAAACACGGCCGATTTCCGCATGCGATAGTGGGCAACTTAACGTTGGGGAATAGAGTGCCCAGTTCGTGGCGGCAATAAACTCTGGCGAGATCGGTTGGCTACACTCTTGAATCCATTTAGTGAACGTCTGGCCTTGTGGACGACGTCGCCCTTGAAGTCGTGCACGCCACTGCATGAGTTTGGCTGTCCAGAGAACTCGATTTCGTTCGCTGCCAAATCGGACATATCGATTCGCCAGCCGCAGAACGACGTCTGCCAGACGCTTGAACAACGCGCACACGGCGACCATCAGAACGGCACCAATGCTCAGTGGTATCCAGTTGCTGACGCACCACTTGCCAGCAGCAAGGCACACAGCATGAAGCCGCTGCCAAGGAGTCAGCCTTGGCGCTAAGAGTTCGTAGCCAGGCGTCGGCTCGACCGGGTGCCACACCTTGCCATCCCAGGATACTTCCACCCAGAAGTGAACGTTGTCTTTAAAGACCGGCGTTTGCCATGTCCCCACATCGAAGTTCTGCGGATCGGCATAGAATCCGCTTACCACTCTCGACGAATAACCCAATTCGCGAAGAAGCAGCGAAGTCGCCGTAGCAAAGAGATAGTCCGGCCCCTGTTTCGTTTCTAAGAGAAAGCTCTCGACGGGGAACTCTACCTCCTCGCTTAGCTGACTATTGGGGGCAGACTTGTATTCGCTGCGCAGGCGATCTCGCACAGCGGCGATCTGCTGCCATCCGGGCGGCAGGTCGGATGTCCACTCATGAGCAAGTTCTCGAATCGATGCAATTGAAGCCTCATGGTCGGGAACTGAGATGCTTTGCCGAAATTTGCTGGTCGCGTAGTCGCCGAGCAGAGTGGGCGAACTGACCAGGGATGACTGTACCCGCATGACGGTAAGTTGCGGAATGAAGTCTACGGTAATTCGTGGATGGCCATCCGTTGCCAGGCCGAACATTTCCTCGCGATCCACATCTTTGATCTGAAAGCGAGCCAGACGCGCAGGGGCCGGAATTCGATCTGTCTTCAAGTTAATGAACTTCAGCAGATGCTCTTCCGTGGAGTGGATATGTTCGTCCGATAAGGGACATGAAACGTGGTACCACGGCACTCCATTCTCTTTGATTAACTTAATAGGAGGCTCCTGGTGGCTTTCGGCTGCCTGGAGATTGACGCCGTCAAAGTGGTCGTAGATGGTCGTCCGCAAATGGAGGGGCACGCGTCCTTTGACATAGAACAACGCAGGCGACTTTTTATCATCAAGAGACTTCTGGCGACGGGCCTCGTTCTTCCGTAACAGGCTGAAGTCATTTCCCTTCGACTTGGTCGTTGCAACGCGCGAGTGGCGATGTTCCATCTCCGACCGGGGAAGGCTCACCGCTTTCTGCCGCGCAGTCTTCTTTACAATCGGGGCGTCGTAGGTGTCGTTGAACACGTCAAACAGACTGGGCATCTTCGACTCAAGAAACACTTCACTCTCAGTCGGCCCAAAGCTCATCGCGTCCTTGGTTCCCTGAACCAAATCGTCACCGTCACCCACACCTCCTTGAGAACGAGAATCGGATATCTGGTTCCCCCCAGAACTTGGCATGAAGCCAGCCAGAGCTCTCGTGGCGTGGTTTGTCCCTGCGATGCCAATGGCGGCTGCCGCCAGGAAAACGGCTAGACAAAACGCGAGCCCGACGGCACCACGAGGAATTTCCGACTTGGTCCCTTCCGGAAATCTTCCTGAAATGCGTTCCCAATAGGACGTCACCAGGTAACCGACACCGAGCACTGCATAGACGATTCCGCAGATTGTCACCGACCAGTAGACACTCATGAAGACGCTCACGGCCATCAACGCTAGACTGGTCAGCGTGGCCAGGTTAGCGATGCGTTTCTCCGCGCGAAACGCCAGCGACGCAATCATGAGGTTACGCAGCGATAGGGACATCTGCCCTTCAAACAATTGGCCAGCCCGGGGCATGGTCTGGTAGAGGACTTGTTCCATCACAAAGTGGCCGGCAACCACGGCAAGCAGCAGTCCCATCACGCGCTTATCACGAATTGGATCCGATGGAGCCATGTATCGGGCACATAGCCAGGCAACCGCCCCCACCAACGCGACTTCTAACCACTGCCACCAATAGCCCAGTTCGCCGTGGCTGATCGCCAACTGCAAACCTAGTGCGGAAGTCAGCACCATCGCGAGATGGATTCGTCTAGTAAACTTGTCAGCTACCACACCAAGCCTCCCGTCCCTTTATGGTCCACTGCGAAAGTAACT is a genomic window containing:
- a CDS encoding heavy metal translocating P-type ATPase; protein product: MSSVSVAKRIQTDLDAGLTAYEKWRMTIRFSTALVAASLLLVGILIERWMPAEQRSLGAAFQAAAALLVLAPILWEALWGLFRESPEYYSAQLVSIAALAAFAIGDFATAVIVPVILSVAFFLEERSILGAHSAIAGLQALQSNLARKLAEDGTEQTIAASELKVGDTMIIAPGESIPADATVLHGHAAIDQSSITGESTPEEVSPGSKIFAGSMNLNGLIRARVTSAGDDTTLAKVLDLFQEAERSKTRVLRLVEQYAKYFVLAVLMIAGITLFLTHDVTRAITVLVVGCPGPFLIAGPAAMVASLAVASRHGILVKNARFLEALSEVNSVVFDKTGTMTTGQLNVCRVVPFSGEEREVVQAVLAGVSVNQHPVSKAIARYGKQLDLSFVEADEVEEVPGLGIRIHCSDGRIILLGRETWLNQEGIETQSIDHSGPMVWAAEISGETKQLLGCICLSDHARSDSSQAIQLLRDLRVERTILLTGDRAAVAQQIGQEVGVDEIVSEVLPSEKLQVVELEKQAGYNVMVVGDGINDAPALAAGHVGVAMGVGGADITMRSADIVLMTHQLDRLPMAMVLAAKTKATIHRNVLIGAGLTLVMLGMASAGTITPIAGAVLQNVGEAFVIINSAAILRWKWQPNSQPIS
- the hflK gene encoding protease modulator HflK, with the protein product MSEQRTFSPPPPPKENRSRRSDQIGAGVGAGMRIIGFLAVLLMILFWCSGITMVQPNEVALLTRFGKLVGDTPGEQIQPPGILLALPYPMDEVIRIPVKEEREIAIDRLQLSSASLDSAELDPIRDGYVLCGDQHILQTNVRVKYRISDPVAFHFQAEQPERVLKEAAAASIVQTIAGWNAMDTLRLQRSSSMDAVERLPIVVRERLQRRLDQLGLGIEVSAVEFREIIPTPQLAEAFENVQSEQIHIETRKREAEGFAARTIPQAEAESYTLVNEATRFQTDVTTKADEEVTLFDKVYSQYLANPELVWSRLYLEAMEEIMQSVGRLKFVTPGTRIVISPKSSAEKSPAVVNDSTKEQQP
- the hflC gene encoding protease modulator HflC, with the protein product MENASESQSTQAAPLWTKVVRIGLGISIFLLLVAYPCYVQVSEGTSVVVTRFGKPTRQLMEPGAYFKLPWPVEDARIVDLRQHVFNTPYTATLTHDRRNVVLSTFVVWNVANPLLFLQSAGSVEAISAKIDGMVTAAKNTRMGGYDLSALVSTDSAQLQTERIEQQLLQDVQQDALDKFGIQIRQIGINRIAYESSNVAAVLAQMKAEREAAAKQLRALGEKDANAIRDDAVVRSEEILRDGRLEAGRIRANAEQRVSEIYAQAHLQDPEFYRYWRSLETLKRSLGSDSTIILRTNEGFMDLLTTPPPVPQTAAPSSPQTASEGRTVLLPFGSSPSNGEMQP
- the hflK gene encoding protease modulator HflK, whose protein sequence is MSEASPQNSSSLPSLEVRIWLGQLLWTVGVAAVLTFGYAFYSESALFRGLGIQLLLTVLLIWSTRRSLEIQATMPAGQPEFLEVWSLHTVFTAGPLMVLLIGVIMSLLVGRVEVARPLSPQEIATSSILAVLAASLWTALGKMTHGVVEKPSRELSTIQLSLHAARVGWFLAAAAQLASSVFAAIPQWLAVIVQLYLVIVIGESLLRLLIAWFQLERVTITSTEELPQPLDSLVREVLLSSLNPLDTLFQIAERRFGLSLRSSWSIRFFRRATPVALLLSLLVFWLSTSLVIVQPDQLALSEVLGQVQAKPLEPGLHWKYPWPFGNVRRVSVGEIRTLQIGFSQPVEEKGVVADQPRSMLWTEPHANEFALVLGTQSELVAVNAQIYFQVGRSVEQLKNYLLRHSDPGKTLEAVAYQVLREETENATLDQVLTEDRQAFAQRIASKVTEKSRQMQLGIEIVDVSLLSLHPPVEAAGAYLDVSNAESDAQRRVIQARGDAQAKLLTAEKESAGLVAFAKQAAAQRVGLAGQEASHFAEASKAYRAAPETYRTRLWFDTYEKALPGRQVYVIDSQLQDVLVTDSNTQLSPTVIPPRKSTSP
- a CDS encoding permease, which codes for MSVGDFWHTFSIEAAVVTVLMTIVRILVESSATILVGVLCAAAIRVSGGYQTLQTWLGPEGNYERTFRLLTACLCIPVCGLGVIPIAKELAGGGMPRRDLAVVWLVAPLLNPLSLLYAISVLPIWQSGVFLAVACCYAVVVAEVADRFSSEDQQKSPSPAPVVTSGTTRLWNAAVAAGRIATGWAAFYILLGTVISGLVVGLIPAGTFEKVLSFQNTAGPLETMLMTGPQMVTPITFTMAVSAIHSTHLAFACAIVLQLLGVAWCGGTFLAMRSVWGSRRTVGLLVVTLVFATTASYGTYSMFPPAPGDEEETHGLDTLARPYHATFDQFPTVLGQQLRHTDVIMQAGTLFLGILMLWGIVVRSKGLQFREDPIEPTEVKTPDSRWNVELTPGQVGISFVGVAAFAIVMLMYSIFPGVEESFEQMQKVSADAVIAVKTNRSREAQQRLAQWDTVAARLPVGWVLRMGVPNNRQAAEIRALRELLWKTRQQIAQAELTDAEVKDRGTALMDQFQSCRVVCLGDKT
- a CDS encoding AAA family ATPase, whose protein sequence is MIDGIRQALNQTLKGKQDVVEKVIACVLARGHILLEDLPGLGKTTLAKSLSTAIGGDFARVQCTPDLMPSDVTGFNMFNQKTREFEFVPGPVFSSVLLADEINRATPRTQSSLFEAMAERQVTIDKHCHRLSESFFVIATQNPVDSHGAYPLPEAQLDRFAMRLSIGYPDKENEIEMLASNIHRGDPERADIKNVLTPRQLQQLQNHVSQVHIETNLLRYMVELAEFTRNRSEVTLGISPRGLLTLQRVAQAWAHLNGRDFVTPDDIQEMAYPVLNVRLSGEFDDAAEFIEEMLRSVPVPVTRG
- a CDS encoding transglutaminase-like domain-containing protein is translated as MVADKFTRRIHLAMVLTSALGLQLAISHGELGYWWQWLEVALVGAVAWLCARYMAPSDPIRDKRVMGLLLAVVAGHFVMEQVLYQTMPRAGQLFEGQMSLSLRNLMIASLAFRAEKRIANLATLTSLALMAVSVFMSVYWSVTICGIVYAVLGVGYLVTSYWERISGRFPEGTKSEIPRGAVGLAFCLAVFLAAAAIGIAGTNHATRALAGFMPSSGGNQISDSRSQGGVGDGDDLVQGTKDAMSFGPTESEVFLESKMPSLFDVFNDTYDAPIVKKTARQKAVSLPRSEMEHRHSRVATTKSKGNDFSLLRKNEARRQKSLDDKKSPALFYVKGRVPLHLRTTIYDHFDGVNLQAAESHQEPPIKLIKENGVPWYHVSCPLSDEHIHSTEEHLLKFINLKTDRIPAPARLARFQIKDVDREEMFGLATDGHPRITVDFIPQLTVMRVQSSLVSSPTLLGDYATSKFRQSISVPDHEASIASIRELAHEWTSDLPPGWQQIAAVRDRLRSEYKSAPNSQLSEEVEFPVESFLLETKQGPDYLFATATSLLLRELGYSSRVVSGFYADPQNFDVGTWQTPVFKDNVHFWVEVSWDGKVWHPVEPTPGYELLAPRLTPWQRLHAVCLAAGKWCVSNWIPLSIGAVLMVAVCALFKRLADVVLRLANRYVRFGSERNRVLWTAKLMQWRARLQGRRRPQGQTFTKWIQECSQPISPEFIAATNWALYSPTLSCPLSHAEIGRVCDEAFTTLVHSPSLKNPASSSKELL